One window from the genome of Oreochromis niloticus isolate F11D_XX linkage group LG20, O_niloticus_UMD_NMBU, whole genome shotgun sequence encodes:
- the LOC100700971 gene encoding V-type proton ATPase subunit S1 has product MAGSRSCTRLMGVCILLFAPFFALGSATSQVPFLMWSSERLPPLASPAAGHIASYEQLSAYLTSAFSSGSHTVLLFLQDKLSKDDFTVFGGVFGNKEDSAFKNIEDAMQSSTSKVTLPALEWSGSFNMAALLQEKLGVSPVLVDADSLSHLSIKTSVSNLLLINLPYCSSLQKSCKEVLHENDEIIGKVLSSMKAKNIPYTAIYTGFQPSRMISETPISDQSVGRSLLQAVEPEVKPPIMFNVSGGPCIMLWAQKSHCQTGSELTMDRPCSANTYLGWITVLVLTYQSGFTLSFSMSKRFYSVSAREWFSLDAVELQYFNLSASYIASRDIYAPAEYSFHCQSVANFGDALLRTNTTDTNSSEWRLNFVDFQIQGFGLSDSTNFSYASDCASFFTPAIWMGLVTVLLTLLILVYGLHMIMQINTMDRFDDPKGPSISVPQSE; this is encoded by the exons CTTGCCACCACTGGCCTCACCTGCAGCTGGTCATATAGCATCTTATGAGCAGCTGAGTGCCTACCTCACCTCTGCCTTCAGCTCTGGCTCCCACACTGTGCTGCTGTTCTTGCAGGACAAG TTAAGCAAAGATGACTTCACAGTCTTTGGTGGAGTATTTGGGAACAAGGAGGATAGTGCTTTTAAAAACATTGAG GATGCAATGCAGTCTTCTACCTCAAAAGTGACACTGCCTGCCTTGGAGTGGTCTGGTTCCTTTAACATGGCAGCTCTGCTGCAGGAGAAGCTCGGTGTTTCGCCTGTGCTCGTCGATGCAGACTCTCTCTCACATCTGAGTATCAAAACATCTGTCAGCAACCTCCTGCTCATCAATCTTCCTTATTGTAGCAG CTTACAGAAGTCATGCAAGGAAGTCCTGCATGAGAATG ATGAAATTATTGGAAAAGTTCTGAGTTcaatgaaagcaaaaaacatccCATACACTGCAATATACACAGGATTCCAGCCATCACGa ATGATTTCAGAAACCCCAATTTCTGATCAGTCAGTGGGTCGGTCCTTGCTACAAGCAGTTGAACCTGAAGTTAAGCCTCCCATCATGTTTAATGTATCTGGTGGTCCCTGCATAATGCTGTGGGCTCAAAAATCTCACTGTCAAACTGGGTCCGAGCTCACCATGGACCGACCTTGCTCAGCAAACACCTACCTTGGGTGGATCACTGT gCTTGTGCTTACTTACCAATCAGGCTTTACATTAAG TTTTTCAATGAGCAAGCGTTTCTATTCTGTCTCTGCACGAGAATGGTTCTCCCTGGATGCAGTTGAGCTGCAGTACTTTAACCTCAGTGCATCTTACATCGCAAGCCGTGACATCTATGCTCCTGCAGAGTATTCCTTTCATTGCCAGTCTGTCGCCAACTTCGGAGATGCCCTGCTCCGCACAAACACAACAGACACAAATTCATCTGAATGGAGGCTAAATTTTGTCGACTTCCAG ATTCAGGGCTTTGGGTTGTCCGACAGCACAAACTTCTCCTATGCCAGTGACTGTGCAAGCTTCTTCACCCCAGCAATTTGGATGGGACTGGTGACTGTGCTCCTTACGCTGCTAATTTTAGTGTACGGTCTGCACATGATCATGCAGATTAACACCATGGATCGGTTCGATGACCCCAAAGGCCCATCAATTTCAGTGCCTCAGTCAGAGTAA
- the taf8 gene encoding transcription initiation factor TFIID subunit 8, which translates to MADPAVASGGPLNAGARGSAGKATSSPAENYLLARRRTLQVVVSALLTESGFESAEKAAVETLTEMLQSYITEIGRCAKAYCEHTARSVPTLSDTVVTLIEMGFNVDTLPIYAKRSQRMVITAPPVTNAPVTPKALSAGQKRTHPAHIPSHFPEFPDPHTYIKTPTFREPVSDYQVVREKAATQRRDVERALTRFIAKTGETQSLFKDDITTFPLIAARPSTIPYLSALLPSELELQALEETDSSEQDDQTDGENTAGNAITDDPGADKENSMLPPSGVVPSTKASEDNVIDNPYLRPVKKPKVRRKK; encoded by the exons ATGGCGGATCCTGCGGTGGCGTCGGGAGGCCCTCTGAATGCGGGAGCG cgTGGAAGTGCTGGTAAAGCAACTTCTAGCCCTGCAGAAAACTACCTCCTGGCCCGCCGTCGAACCCTGCAGGTCGTTGTCAGCGCCCTGTTGACTGAGAGTGGCTTCGAGAGTGCAGAGAAGGCAGCTGTGGAAACCCTAACTGAGATGTTGCAGAGCT ATATTACTGAAATAGGTCGATGTGCCAAAGCATACTGTGAACACACAGCCAGGAGCGTCCCGACACTGTCAGACACAGTGGTCACGCTTATTGAAATGG GTTTCAATGTTGATACTTTGCCCATATATGCTAAAAGATCACAAAGGATGGTCATAACTGCCC cTCCAGTGACAAATGCTCCTGTGACTCCCAAAGCGCTGTCAGCTGGACAGAAGCGCACACATCCAGCCCACATCCCCAGCCACTTCCCAGAATTCCCCGACCCTCACACGTATATCAAAACACCT ACTTTCAGAGAGCCCGTGTCAGACTACCAAGTGGTGAGAGAGAAGGCAGCAACTCAGAGGAGAGACGTGGAACGAGCACTCACACGCTTCATTGCCAAGACTGGAGAAACTCAAAGCCTATTCAAAGATGACATCACTACCTTCCCAT TAATCGCAGCACGGCCGAGCACCATCCCATATCTCAGTGCCCTCCTGCCCTCAGAGCTGGAACTGCAGGCTCTGGAGGAGACGGACTCCTCTGAGCAGGATGACCAGACTGATGGCGAGAACACAGCAGGAAACGCCATTACT GATGATCCAGGAGCTGACAAAGAGAATTCCATGCTTCCTCCCAGCGGCGTAGTTCCATCCACCAAGGCTAGTGAGGACAATGTAATCGACAATCCGTACCTACGGCCGGTCAAGAAGCCCAAAGTAAGAAGGAAGAAATGA
- the g0s2 gene encoding G0/G1 switch protein 2, whose product MENFGEIIPFAKEMLTQRPSRSMLKIYMLGSTLAMLGMVGGLVEMAFLPFVERDTEEDEPAELIILKKKEKKQVLKPHTASADSEVVDVVDTVMPEEKAKYLLTSRRRSSANRLHAS is encoded by the coding sequence ATGGAAAACTTTGGCGAGATCATCCCATTTGCGAAGGAGATGCTGACACAGAGACCCAGCCGGAGCATGCTGAAGATCTACATGCTCGGCTCTACTCTGGCAATGCTTGGTATGGTCGGGGGACTGGTAGAGATGGCTTTCCTGCCCTTTGTGGAGAGAGATACTGAGGAGGATGAACCAGCAGAGCTTATCATcctgaagaagaaggagaagaagcagGTGCTGAAGCCACACACTGCCTCTGCTGATAGTGAAGTTGTTGATGTGGTGGATACAGTAATGCCTGAGGAAAAAGCCAAATATCTTTTGACTTCAAGGCGGAGAAGCTCGGCCAACCGCTTACATGCTTCTTAA